From the Sphingomonas brevis genome, the window GAAGCGGCCCAGCTTTATTATCTCGCTGACGGCGGGGCCGAAGTCCATGTGAAGGGAAAGCTGGTCGGCAAGGCCAATCCCGGCCAACTGGTCGGCGAAGCCACCGTGCTCGGAGAAACGGCGGCGATCGCCACCGTCACGCTTTCACAGCCGACGCGCTTCTGGTGCGCGCAGGGCCGAGCGCTCAATGCCTATCTCGCCGCCAACCCCGACGCCCGCCACGCGCTGGAGCATGGCTTCAACGTCAGCCTCCGCGAGAAGCTCGAGGCGATGAACCGGGCCGCGGGGTGAGACGCCGTCACCAAACGCCGTGCCGGTGAAGTATTTCCAGCGGAATAAACGACAAATGGACCGCGATCAGCACGGCCAGGGCGGTCGCCACGATCCAATATTTCCGCGCGAAAATCGCCGCAAGCATCGACGCCAGCTGTATGGTCGTAACTGTTGAACTGACGACCATCTCGCTGACGGTGCTTTTCCAGAGAATATAGTCGGGCAGGATGAAGGGTATGTTGACCGCCAGGATGCACCCCAGCACCTGCCGCCGGTGGAGCCAGAACCATTCGTCCACATCAGGCCAATCGCGCGGCTTGTCGGGGTAGATCATCGAGGCGGCGAAATAATAGATGCTGAGAAGGAGCACCCCGAGGGTCAGCGTATCGTAACCCGTCGGAAGATATTTCAGGTAAACCCAGAAGGTTATCCAGCACTGGAGGACGTTGAGCATCGTGTAGGCGCCAAGCATCGGCGTCAGCCAGCCGATGCGAATATCGTCCTTGATGCCAGGCCCCGTCGGCAGGCGAGCGCGGAAGGTGCGCATCAGCCCGCTCAACACCTCAACCAAAATGAAGCCGAGCAGCAGGGTGAACAGGTTGAACAGTAGTTCGGTTGCGCTCATTCTGATGTCCCCCGTGGAGGGAACATCTCATTCAACTCTGGCGTCCGCAATGGGCGGATTGTGGCCGCCCATACCGGTCCAAATGCGCTTACCGATGTCTGTTTCCTGTCAAGAACCGGCACTTATCGAAAGTTAAATTCCCAAGCAGCGTCAATGAGTCGATAGCTGGTCCCGCAGGGGGGCCGATGCCATGGTCAATTCTATTGCGGCGCCAACCGGGACGCGCCTCGAATCCCTAGATTTCATTCGCGGATGCGCGCTGTTCGGGATTCTCATCATGAACATCGTCGGCATGGGCATGGGCCCTGCCTATGACAATCCAAGGGTGATGGGTGGCGACACCGGGATCAATCTTTGGACCTGGTTCGTGGTCAATGTGACCTTTGAAGGCACGCAGCGGGCCCTGTTCTCGATCCTGTTTGGAGCCGGCGTGATCCTTTTCACCAGCCGGCCCGATTCCACAGACGCCTATTTCCGGCGCAACCTTTGGCTGATCGCCTTCGGTCTATTCAATGCGTGGATCCTGTTGTGGGGCGGCGACATCCTTTACTTCTACGGGCTGACGGCCCTATTCCTGTTTGCCTTCCGCAACCTGCCCGGCAAGAAATTGCTTGGCCTCGGCATAGCGTCCTTCGTCCTCGGCGCGGCCTGGAGCGGGCTTGATACCTACAATATGCTGGACCTCCACAAACGCGCGGTTGCCGCCGAAAGCATACCGGCCGCCCAGCGATCGGAGCAGCAGAAGGGAGCCATCGAACAGTGGACGAATGAATCCCGCGGCGGACCTTCGCCGGAAAGGGTCGTCAAGCTGAAAGAAGAAAATCAGGCTGGTTACATTAGTGCGCTGCGCGTCCGAGCACCGCGAATAGCGGAAGCCCAATCCTGGTACGCATACCGCAATTTCTTCGACATCTTCGGGATGATGATGATCGGAATGGCCCTGTTCAAACTGGGCGTGCTGACCCTGGAAGCACGGACAAGAACCTATCTTGCGATGATGGTCGGCGGTTACGCGATCGGCATGCCCCTAAATCTCTTCGAGGCGAACTGGCTGATGAGCCACGGCTTCTCGGGGCTTGCCAGGCACCAGACGGCAATCACCTATGACTTCGCGCGGCTGGCACAAACCACCGGACATCTCGGGCTGCTCGGGCTCTTCCTGAAGTCAGGCATGTTATCATGGTTCAGGACTGCCATGGCGGCGGTCGGTCGAATGGCGTTGACCAACTACCTGACCCATTCGGCCGTTGCGCTGATAATCTTCGTCTTTCTGGGCTATTGGGGGACGCTAGAACGGCACCAGCTTTACTACATCGTCTTTGCAAT encodes:
- a CDS encoding DUF418 domain-containing protein; amino-acid sequence: MVNSIAAPTGTRLESLDFIRGCALFGILIMNIVGMGMGPAYDNPRVMGGDTGINLWTWFVVNVTFEGTQRALFSILFGAGVILFTSRPDSTDAYFRRNLWLIAFGLFNAWILLWGGDILYFYGLTALFLFAFRNLPGKKLLGLGIASFVLGAAWSGLDTYNMLDLHKRAVAAESIPAAQRSEQQKGAIEQWTNESRGGPSPERVVKLKEENQAGYISALRVRAPRIAEAQSWYAYRNFFDIFGMMMIGMALFKLGVLTLEARTRTYLAMMVGGYAIGMPLNLFEANWLMSHGFSGLARHQTAITYDFARLAQTTGHLGLLGLFLKSGMLSWFRTAMAAVGRMALTNYLTHSAVALIIFVFLGYWGTLERHQLYYIVFAIWAAQIVISPIWLKHFHFGPVEWLWRYLTYGKQPPFRREAPASGARPLPAG